One stretch of Bosea vaviloviae DNA includes these proteins:
- the malQ gene encoding 4-alpha-glucanotransferase, whose amino-acid sequence MSDETLRQLAAKAGVAPDWTDQTGAERAVSPDSLRAILAALGLPADSDQALHHSLVLLDSGGQASASRFTTARIGQPVSLPAASGGTTIEITLDGGTRCVVSAEAGPDGTLTLPAFSEPGYHIAHLPDGDVTIAAAPTRCVTFADLNAGAPGWGLAAQIYSLRSEGDGGIGNFAGVAALGRSAAKQGADALAISPVHALYGARPELFSPYSPSTRLFCNPLHADPATTFPIELIRDVVAQLSLGEEMARLSALPQIDWLAATPPHWALLRALFGALRDPARSLDAPRADFERHLADASPLLRAHAVFEVLHGAELRRDPTIKSWRDWRPAYRDPNSPEVSAFAAEHQDEVTYQIFLQWLTGRSYGEAQRACREGGMKVGLIADLAIGMDGAGSHAWSRQHEVLGGLSIGAPPDYYAAEGQNWALTTFSPRGLEASGYAPFIETLRASLRHVGGIRIDHVMGMSRLWLIPEGAGALDGAYVSFPTEPLFRLIALESWRHRAIVIGEDLGTLPNGFRDDLRAQGVAGLRVLRFEKTQHSYVPPEQWDAGAVALTTTHDLPPTAGWWAGADIDPRDDGSDQDSVRAWDRGVLWGAFQNAGLVEGERPAPDDTDPVVNAAIRYIARTPCTLKLLPIEDALGIRTQPNVPGTTTEKPNWRHRLDGEAGALLDDPKVQARLRHLGPPREQP is encoded by the coding sequence ATGAGCGACGAAACCCTGCGCCAGCTTGCGGCCAAGGCCGGCGTCGCGCCCGATTGGACCGACCAGACCGGCGCGGAGCGCGCCGTCTCTCCCGACAGCCTGCGCGCCATCCTCGCAGCCCTCGGCCTGCCCGCCGACAGCGACCAGGCCCTGCACCACTCGCTCGTTCTGCTGGACAGCGGCGGCCAGGCTTCAGCCTCGCGCTTCACCACGGCGCGCATCGGCCAGCCGGTCAGCTTGCCTGCCGCATCAGGCGGAACGACAATCGAAATCACGCTGGACGGCGGCACGCGTTGCGTTGTCAGCGCCGAAGCCGGCCCTGACGGCACGCTCACCCTGCCGGCCTTCAGCGAGCCGGGCTACCACATCGCACATCTGCCCGATGGCGACGTCACCATCGCCGCCGCGCCAACGCGCTGCGTCACCTTCGCCGATCTGAACGCCGGCGCGCCCGGTTGGGGGCTGGCGGCACAGATCTATTCGCTCAGAAGCGAGGGCGATGGCGGTATCGGCAATTTCGCCGGCGTCGCGGCGCTCGGCCGCAGTGCCGCTAAACAGGGAGCCGACGCGCTCGCGATCAGCCCCGTCCATGCGCTCTATGGCGCCAGACCCGAGCTGTTCAGCCCCTATTCGCCCTCGACGCGCCTGTTCTGCAATCCCCTCCATGCCGACCCAGCAACCACCTTTCCCATTGAACTGATCCGGGACGTAGTCGCGCAGCTCAGCCTCGGCGAGGAGATGGCGAGGCTCTCCGCCCTGCCCCAGATCGATTGGCTTGCCGCGACGCCGCCGCATTGGGCCTTGCTGCGGGCACTGTTCGGTGCCCTTCGCGACCCTGCCCGCTCCCTGGACGCTCCACGCGCCGATTTCGAGCGCCATTTGGCCGACGCCTCGCCGCTGCTCAGGGCCCATGCCGTCTTCGAGGTTCTGCATGGGGCCGAATTGCGCCGCGATCCGACCATCAAAAGCTGGCGCGACTGGCGGCCGGCTTATCGCGATCCCAACAGCCCCGAGGTCTCGGCCTTCGCCGCCGAACATCAGGACGAGGTCACCTACCAGATCTTCCTGCAATGGCTGACCGGCCGCTCCTATGGCGAGGCTCAGCGCGCCTGCCGCGAAGGCGGCATGAAGGTCGGGCTCATCGCCGATCTCGCGATCGGCATGGACGGCGCCGGCAGCCATGCCTGGAGCCGTCAGCATGAGGTGCTGGGCGGCCTCAGCATCGGTGCACCGCCCGATTACTACGCCGCGGAAGGCCAGAACTGGGCCTTGACCACCTTCTCGCCGCGCGGCCTCGAAGCCTCGGGCTACGCACCCTTCATCGAGACGCTGCGCGCGAGCCTGCGCCATGTCGGCGGCATCCGTATCGACCATGTCATGGGCATGAGCCGGCTCTGGCTGATTCCGGAAGGCGCGGGCGCGCTCGACGGCGCCTATGTCTCCTTCCCTACTGAGCCGCTGTTTCGCCTGATTGCGCTTGAATCCTGGCGGCACAGGGCGATCGTCATCGGCGAGGATCTCGGCACGCTGCCGAACGGCTTTCGCGATGATCTGCGCGCCCAGGGCGTCGCCGGCCTGCGCGTGCTGCGCTTCGAGAAGACGCAGCACAGCTATGTGCCGCCGGAACAATGGGATGCCGGTGCGGTCGCCCTGACCACGACCCACGACCTGCCGCCGACCGCAGGCTGGTGGGCCGGAGCCGACATCGACCCGCGCGATGACGGCAGCGACCAGGACAGCGTGCGCGCCTGGGATCGCGGCGTGCTCTGGGGCGCCTTCCAGAATGCCGGGCTGGTCGAGGGCGAGCGCCCGGCGCCCGACGACACCGATCCCGTGGTCAATGCTGCGATCCGCTACATCGCCCGGACGCCCTGCACCCTGAAACTACTGCCGATCGAGGACGCGCTCGGCATCAGAACGCAGCCCAATGTACCGGGCACGACGACGGAGAAGCCAAACTGGCGGCATCGGCTCGACGGCGAGGCGGGCGCTCTGCTGGATGATCCGAAGGTGCAGGCAAGGTTGCGTCATCTCGGCCCGCCGCGCGAGCAACCGTGA
- a CDS encoding SNF2-related protein: MTSISGTQADGAALMVPHAHQLVARDAILAARAKAAPGFLLGDLTGLGKTLSAWLALSAMPEDEVLVICPKGAIPQWRRTMALSGLPAKRVTLMNFERTKSLLAAPADSKKRSVRAKNNELAKHGAPKRVWPLVVIDEAHRIRNPNSQQGLVCRQMAAAARFTIYMSATAGQSPHELSYLGPLLARAAGMPSADLDGFRVLMKQLRIGRAKGRWKNWSWEPNEADRKVMAGLLYRGERAIGLRRRPEEIAGWPEVQRELAPVALDSAARKLYDATWREFRRELGLAGGSTRKPQGWAADLRFRQKASLLRIPGTVDFCDDLLGNDEQVAVSVAFLETSAMLAEALRGRGWTVGEINGERSGAVNEETRIAFQTGRLDAVIFTVTESISLHRGEMPGGERERSLVIHDMRHSAIQLQQIEGRCHRDGQHATIFYAYAEDTVEEAVAGTVIARMAAMEGLAGDDTRMLEAIAGIVEARAAA; this comes from the coding sequence ATGACTTCGATCTCCGGAACGCAAGCCGACGGCGCCGCCCTGATGGTGCCGCATGCCCATCAGCTCGTGGCGCGCGACGCGATTCTCGCGGCGCGCGCCAAGGCTGCGCCGGGCTTCCTGCTCGGCGACCTGACCGGGCTCGGCAAGACGCTCTCGGCCTGGCTCGCGCTCTCGGCGATGCCGGAGGATGAGGTGCTGGTGATCTGTCCGAAGGGGGCGATCCCGCAATGGCGGCGGACGATGGCGCTCTCGGGCCTGCCGGCCAAGCGCGTCACGCTGATGAATTTCGAGCGGACGAAGTCGCTGCTGGCGGCCCCGGCCGACAGCAAGAAGCGCTCGGTCCGGGCGAAGAACAACGAGCTCGCCAAGCATGGTGCGCCCAAGCGCGTCTGGCCGCTCGTCGTGATCGACGAGGCGCATCGCATCCGCAACCCGAATTCGCAGCAGGGGCTGGTCTGCCGCCAGATGGCCGCAGCCGCGCGCTTCACGATCTATATGAGCGCCACCGCCGGCCAGTCGCCGCATGAACTCTCCTATCTCGGGCCGCTGCTGGCGCGGGCGGCGGGCATGCCGAGCGCCGATCTCGACGGGTTTCGCGTGCTGATGAAGCAGCTGAGGATCGGCCGGGCGAAAGGGCGCTGGAAGAACTGGAGCTGGGAGCCCAACGAGGCCGATCGCAAGGTGATGGCCGGGCTGCTCTATCGTGGCGAGCGCGCCATCGGTTTGCGCCGCCGGCCCGAAGAGATCGCGGGCTGGCCGGAGGTGCAGCGCGAGCTTGCGCCGGTGGCGTTGGATAGCGCGGCGCGCAAGCTCTATGATGCGACCTGGCGCGAGTTCCGGCGCGAATTGGGCCTGGCTGGGGGCTCGACACGCAAGCCGCAGGGCTGGGCCGCCGATCTGCGCTTCCGCCAGAAGGCGAGCCTGCTGCGGATTCCGGGAACGGTCGATTTCTGCGACGATCTGCTGGGGAATGACGAGCAGGTCGCGGTCTCGGTCGCCTTCCTCGAAACCAGCGCCATGCTGGCCGAGGCCCTGCGCGGGCGCGGCTGGACAGTCGGCGAGATCAATGGCGAGCGCTCCGGCGCGGTCAATGAGGAGACGCGCATCGCCTTCCAGACCGGCCGCCTCGACGCCGTGATCTTCACCGTGACGGAATCGATCTCATTGCATCGCGGCGAGATGCCGGGCGGCGAGCGCGAGCGCTCGCTGGTGATCCACGACATGCGCCACTCCGCGATCCAGCTCCAGCAGATCGAGGGCCGCTGCCACCGCGACGGCCAGCACGCGACGATCTTCTATGCCTATGCTGAGGATACGGTCGAGGAGGCGGTCGCCGGCACCGTGATCGCGCGCATGGCGGCGATGGAGGGGCTGGCCGGCGACGACACCCGCATGCTGGAGGCGATAGCGGGCATCGTCGAGGCGCGGGCGGCGGCTTGA